The following are from one region of the Bradyrhizobium septentrionale genome:
- a CDS encoding alpha-amylase family glycosyl hydrolase has translation MDQDHRDWWRRGIFYQIYPRSFGDSDGDGVGDLRGIIARLPYLTRLGVDAIWLSPVFPSPMADFGYDISDYTGIDPLFGSIEDFDALVAATHDCGLKLILDLVPNHTSDQHPWFVEAKSSRDNPKRDWYIWRDPAPDGNWLSEFGGSAWAYDEASGQYYYHAFLAQQPDLNWRNREVREAVYDVMRFWLRKGVDGFRVDVIWHLIKDAEFRDNPPNPHYREGRPPHEKLLTQYSTDQPEVHAVITEMRRVTDDFDNRVLIGEIYLPLHRLVAYYGNNLRGAQMPFNFALLSTLWSARSVEQIIADYEKALPPGAWPNWVLGNHDRPRVASRVGPAQAPVAAMLLLTLRGTPTLYYGDEIGMRQVAIAPDQVRDPFEKNVPDIGVGRDGCRTPMQWSAERHAGFSTARPWLPLAQDFARDNVASLEAERASILNLYKALIRLRRTLPQLVHGSYEPAAAQGDVLLYRRRSAEGVAVIALNFGAVPASISSSAIGFNNEVLLSTLMDRQGERVDGVLDLRANEGVILGLPLDLA, from the coding sequence ATGGATCAGGACCACAGGGACTGGTGGCGGCGCGGCATTTTCTATCAGATCTATCCGCGCTCGTTCGGGGATAGCGACGGCGATGGCGTCGGCGATCTCAGGGGGATCATCGCGCGGCTGCCCTACCTGACACGGCTCGGCGTCGACGCGATCTGGCTGTCGCCGGTCTTCCCGTCGCCGATGGCCGATTTCGGCTACGACATCTCCGATTACACCGGCATCGACCCGCTGTTCGGCAGCATCGAGGATTTCGACGCGTTGGTCGCGGCCACGCACGATTGCGGCCTCAAGCTGATCCTCGACCTTGTGCCCAACCACACCTCCGACCAGCATCCCTGGTTCGTCGAGGCCAAGAGCTCGCGCGATAATCCGAAGCGCGACTGGTACATCTGGCGCGATCCGGCGCCGGATGGCAACTGGCTGTCGGAGTTCGGCGGCAGCGCCTGGGCCTATGACGAAGCCTCCGGCCAATATTATTATCACGCCTTCCTCGCCCAGCAGCCCGATCTCAACTGGCGCAATCGCGAGGTCAGGGAGGCGGTCTACGACGTGATGCGCTTCTGGCTACGCAAGGGCGTCGACGGCTTTCGTGTCGACGTGATCTGGCACCTGATCAAGGACGCCGAATTCCGCGACAACCCGCCGAATCCGCATTATCGCGAAGGCCGGCCGCCGCACGAGAAACTGCTGACGCAGTATTCGACCGATCAGCCCGAGGTGCACGCCGTCATCACCGAGATGCGCCGCGTTACCGATGATTTCGACAACCGCGTGCTGATCGGCGAGATTTATCTGCCGCTGCACCGGCTGGTTGCCTATTACGGCAACAATCTGCGCGGCGCGCAGATGCCGTTCAATTTCGCGCTGCTGTCGACCTTGTGGAGCGCGCGCTCGGTCGAGCAGATCATCGCCGATTACGAGAAGGCGCTGCCGCCGGGCGCGTGGCCGAACTGGGTGCTCGGCAATCATGATCGGCCGCGGGTGGCGAGCCGGGTGGGACCGGCGCAGGCCCCGGTCGCGGCGATGCTGCTGCTGACCTTGCGCGGCACGCCGACGCTCTATTACGGCGACGAGATCGGCATGCGCCAGGTTGCGATCGCGCCGGATCAGGTGCGTGATCCCTTCGAGAAGAACGTGCCTGACATCGGCGTCGGCCGCGACGGCTGCCGCACGCCGATGCAATGGAGTGCCGAACGCCATGCCGGCTTCTCGACGGCGAGGCCCTGGCTGCCGCTCGCGCAGGATTTTGCGCGCGACAATGTCGCAAGCCTCGAGGCGGAGCGGGCGTCGATCCTCAACCTCTACAAGGCGCTGATCAGATTGCGGCGAACGCTGCCGCAGCTCGTCCATGGCAGCTATGAACCGGCGGCGGCGCAGGGCGATGTCCTGCTCTACCGGCGGCGCAGCGCGGAGGGCGTAGCCGTGATCGCGCTGAATTTCGGGGCGGTCCCCGCGTCGATCTCCTCAAGCGCGATCGGCTTCAACAACGAGGTCCTGCTCTCGACCTTGATGGACCGGCAGGGCGAGAGGGTCGATGGCGTGCTCGACCTGCGGGCGAACGAAGGCGTGATCCTCGGGTTGCCGCTGGATCTCGCGTAG